Part of the Plasmodium malariae genome assembly, chromosome: 9 genome is shown below.
tataatacatacaCTCATGTATTGCTCTCATTGCCTatgaatttaatatatttatatcgcTTTGCTATTTGATTATTTTACCAAGCTACGGTATCTTAGcttttattcttttgtacattcattcattcattcacTCACCTCTTTATtggtttattttttttactaatgtatttttaattagcTGCATAGTCTTCATTAGCAGAACTTAAAAGGGTAAAAAGCATTTCGCCCCAAGGAAAGTTCATTGgatcattatttaaaaaagtatatgtCAAAGGAAGTTGTAAAacatcatacatatatatgtatttatattaatacaaaaacgctttaaaaagaatagctaaaaaaaaaaaaataaaaaataagcgAACGAATAAACAGACGAACGAACAAACGAACGAACAAACGAACGAACAAACGAACAAACGAACAAACGAACGAACGAAACGAACGAACAAACGAACAAACGAACAAACGAACGAACAAACGAACGAACAAACGAACGAACAAACGAACAAACGAACGAACAAACGAACGAACAAACGAACGAACAAACGAACAGACAAATAGacgaaaaaatagaattttcctttttttttttaattactcaAAGTAAGGGAGACTACAAAAGTAACTGAAGTACGTAACCGTCAGTCCGTTGTTTACACGTGCACTTCGAATATTTTGGTCccttttaacaaaaattgCCTAGTTGACCTGCTGTTGTAAAGGGCCTTCCTTTTTACTAATACGCGGGTGCACGTTTGGTACGTACAtcaatatgtatgtatagtCATGCATACCTATACGCATGTGACTGCTTTTCCTTTACAGAATACTTAAACATAAGAAGCATTccaagtaaataaaaaacatataccTTATATAACGTGGTACAAGGGAAAAGCATGACAGAtatagaaattattattgACAATGGTGCGtatgcaaaaatatttatgcatgCTTTAAAACATTCTTTTAATGATGTATGTGGGTTACTAATAGGAAAATATtcggaaaaggaaaagaaaaagcaaaaatgtataataactAATACAATTCCCCTTTTCCATACGCACATACTAAGTCCTTTCCTTAAATTGGCCTTTACTCtggttaatatatatatgttttaaaaaagaaaatgaaaaaaaaaaaaaaaaaaaaaaaaaaggagaaaaatattacttgGGCATacgttttcatttttgtaaaatgtGCATTATGTGTTTTTACGCTCACGAATTAATGCATAAATGTGAGGAGTTATATGAAAGGATGTTTTCCGCTTTTGCGGTATTTGCGCGtgggtatatatgtacacagaTATTCATATAGgtacatatttacatgtaggtacatatttacatgtaggtacatatttacatgtaggtacatatttacatataggtacatatttacatataggtacatatttacatataggtacctacatacatatacCTATATGTGGATACCTGCAGAACTGTTTAAGCATGGcatatttattcatacaaACCTTTCTGTTGCATTTGAGTAGTAAAGAAGAGCAACCTTGCTTGTGGTTTGCTTATcgtttaattattttatttttattttttttttaccattgCTATGTTTCTCAAGTTTTAACCActgacataaaaaaaaaaaaaaaaaaaaaaaaaaaaaaaaaaaaagagaaagagaaagaaagaaagacaTAAGGAAAGAGACTGAAAGAATGAAGGGTTAAAAGAGATATAACGGAAGAGTTCCTCTTCATTTAcacaaaaaagaataaattttcGTTGTTCAGGTAGAGAATTATTATAAAGGGAAAGAGGGGAGAATTATAGGTTACTATCATATATGTGTTGATGAttcaaaaaatggaaatataaaaaatataaaaatatgtaatttaatATCCGAGAAAATCATACAGAATTATAGTGACGCCATCATATGCTTAGCTGAACTGTCCAAATTGGAGCATGACGAGGATAACTGCGTAAATGTAAGTAGTACTTACACGTGGCATAAAAGCGAAGTGTTCATATAGTGTTGTTACGTTATTACGTTGTTACGTTATTACGTTGTTACGTTGTTACGTTATTACGTTATTACGTTGTTACGTTATTACGTTGTTACGTTGTTACGTTGTTACGTTGTTACGTTGTTACGTTGTTACGTTGTTACGTTGTTACGTTATTACGTTATTACGTTGTTACGTTGTTACGTTGTTACGTTGTTACGTTGTTACGTTGTTACGTTGTTACGTTGTTACGTTGTTACGTTATTACGTTATTACGTTGTTACGTTATTACGTTGTTACGTTGTTATGTTGTTACGTTGTTACGTTGTTACGTCGTTACGTTGTTACGTTGTTGTGTTGTACATGGTTTTCCTTACCCATTTGCTTATTCacttatacatgtatatatagtcATACCCCGTTGGGCATACATCGCTTTTCTTACAAAATTTTAGATGTTTATACAGGATGATAAGGGGGAATGggaacatataaatatgatagTATCTCCTGAGAATAAAGACTTTTTGAAGAGGAATATTTCTAGCAATACGTATGATTAATTTTCGAAATAAAGAAAAccattttatttaacaatAAGACACATATTAGTGAATGTACTGTCAgttcttttgttttaaagataacaatataattataatagctTTATTTTCTGATCCGTTAATTATATTTGATGCACCTACTGActacattttcttttcttctaatttcttttttccatttttcctGCCCCTTGCAGATACTTAAACATATGTGACTTTGATGATCATTTAAATTGTATTAAATATGACTTTATGAACCCAAACTTATTTAAAGATAGTAAGTAAAAGATAAGTCAAATGAAACACAAACTAGGAGTCATAccttcttttgttttttttttccactgTAAAAAGTTTTAGGTAGAATTATATAGAGGAGCatatgcatacgtacatacttacctacgtgtatatatatctacctatgtgcatatatacctacctacatgcatatatacctacttacatgtatatatacctacCTACATGCACTACATGTATATACCtacctacatatatatacctacttACATGTATATTACCTAcctacatgcatatatacctacttacatgtatatatacctacctacatgcatatatacctacttacatgtatatatacctacctacatgcatatatacctacttacatgtatatatacctacctacatgcatatatacctacttacatgtatatatacctacctacatgcatatatacctacttacatgtatatatacctacctacatgcatatatacctacttaca
Proteins encoded:
- the PmUG01_09049000 gene encoding conserved protein, unknown function — encoded protein: DIEIIIDNGAYAKIFMHALKHSFNDVCGLLIGKYSEKEKKKQKCIITNTIPLFHTHILSPFLKLAFTLVENYYKGKEGRIIGYYHICVDDSKNGNIKNIKICNLISEKIIQNYSDAIICLAELSKLEHDEDNCVNMFIQDDKGEWEHINMIVSPENKDFLKRNISSNTYLNICDFDDHLNCIKYDFMNPNLFKDSK